Part of the Niallia alba genome is shown below.
AAGTATATTCGAGAGCAAGAAGCAGAAGACTGTTTGCGAGATAATATGAGTAAGCGAGAATACGTCGATCCATTTAAAGATAAGTAGGGAGAGTAAACGGTTGTGTGTATTGAGTCAAGTTAGCGGAAAAAATTTAGAAAGTATTTATTAAAATAAATGATTATGGGAATTTATGTTAATATATAAGAAAAGACTATGTTCAATTAAAGGGGGCCGTTTACTTTAAGAGGTGATTTTAAGAACAAGCATCAAGGGGGTAGTAAACTAGATATGCACATGAGAGAAGCCATAAAGAGTGATTATGAAGTAGTTCATCAAATACAAAAACAAGTTCATGAGATTCATACAAAGGAAAGACCAGACCATTATAAGATGGCTGATACCACGTTAGACAGGGAGTATTTCAACAGCTTGATCGATGGAGAAAACACGAAGGTATTCTTAATGGAAGAAGACCAACCAATCGCTTATACCATAATTACCATAAAAAATACAAAGGAAAGACCCATTCTAGTTCCAAAAAAGGTTGTCTATATGGACGACTTTGGTGTCGAGAGTAAGTACAGAGGAAAAGGCTTGGGGAAAATGTTTTTCGAAAAAATATTGGAGTTCGCAAAGAATATGGAAGCAGACTCATTAGAATTAGGCGTGTGGGAATTTAATGAGAATGCTATAAAATTTTATGAATCAATGAATTTAAAGGCCAAAATGAGACGGATGGAAATAGATTTATAATGACTTCTTATGAAGGGAAACCCGCACTAATGGAAGTTTCACTTTATGAAATAAGACGATAAAAATATTCAAAAAAAACAGTTTCGTCATAGCGGAACTGTTTTTTACGTATAAAGTTTTCATTGGTTTACAAGAAGTGTATTTAGATTCTATTGGTCGTGAGATTTTCTGCAATACTCTAAAAGAAGCGAAGTAATTCTTTTTAAAATGTTTCATAAATAATTTCGCCCGTTATAGAGGTATCATAATCTCCCAAAGAATCAATTTCTTTCCGAAATTGGCTGGAGGATAGAATATTCTTCACTGTGTTAATCAGCAGTTCCGTACTATCATTTTTAATCATTACAAGATCATAGCGTTCTGTAATTAATGGTATAAAATCAATTCCAACAATTTTGGCGGCTTTTTCAATGCCCACTCCTATATCTGCCATTCCAGTAGAGATAGCGGAAGCGACGCTTAGATGGTTAGTTTCTTCCTGATCGTATCCTATGATCTCACCTGAAGGAATTTCGTTAATTCTTAGCTGCTCATCAAGTAATATCCGAGCTCCCGAACCTTTTTCTCTATTAATAATTCTTATATCTTTTCTCCTTAAATCAGTCCATGAAGTAAGGTTTAAGGGATTTCCCTTTTTTACATAAAAACCTGCTCTTCTAGATAAAAGATTGAGTAGAATATATGGGCGGCTTACTAAAATTTTCTTGACATAAGGGACATTGTATTCTCCTGTATATCCATCAAACATATGTAAACTAACAATATCCATTTTCCCATTATACATGGATATAAGACTATTTAAACTTCCTGTATAGGAACGCAATGCATGATAGGGGGAATTTCTTTCAATATATCTTCCAAGTATGTCAAGAACCATATCTTGTCCACTAATTACTATGCTAAAAGGATCTTTTGTTTCCCTTTTCGGTTCGAATGGTTGAGCCATAGTGCTTTGGTTGTTCTTTTGTCTGTTAATATACGTATTCAAATCATTAGCATCTATTCTCATTTGTCTTCCCACTCGGAATACAGGAAGTTCTCCTTTTTTTACAAGGTCGTAAAGGGTTAATTTGGATACTTTTAAAAGTTGAGACACTTCTTCAATGGTATAGGAAAATTCTTTTGACATTTACATCCCTCCATTTTGTATTTTAACTTAATAATTCTCCCAAAGTACATTTATATAGAGAAAAATATAAGAATTTTTTCATTTTCGATATAATAAGTAATTATAATTAGTTATAATCAATTATAACTAATTATAAAAAAGGGGGATTTGAAATGAAAAAAATTTATCAAGCGTTATCTTGTATGCTAATACTATTGCTTTTTATTTCTGGATGTTCAACTAATGAACAAACAGAGACAGCGGATAACAATCAAGACACGAGTAAAGAGAAGGTGGAGTTGACCGTTTCTGCTGCTGCTAGTTTGCAAGATGCGTTGTCGGATATTAAAACAGAGTTTGAAAAGGAAAATCCAACTATAAAACTTAATTATAATTTTGGGGCATCAGGTGCACTCCAACAACAAATTTCTCAAGGGGCTCCTGTAGATATCTTCTTCTCAGCAGCCGAGGATAAATTTCAGAATTTAGTGGATGAGGGACTTATTGAAGAGAGTAATGGGATTGATTTAGTCGGAAATGACTTAGTATTGGTAATACCGAAAGATTCAACTAAGGGGATCGAAAGTTTTGAAGATTTACCAAAAGCAACTAAAATAGCACTTGGAACACCAGAATCCGTACCAGCAGGACAATATGGTAAGGACACATTAGAAAATTTAGGCCTCTGGAGTACACTAGAGGAAAAAGTTGTTTATGCAAAGGATGTTCGCCAAGTTCTTACATATGTGGAGACGACTAATGTTGACGCCGGTATTGTTTATAAAACAGATGCTTTAACTTCTGAAAAAGTGCAAATTATTGCTACAGCAGAAGATGATTCACATGATCCGATTATCTATCCAGTTGGGATCATAAAAAATAGTTCCCATCTTGGAGAAGCCGAACTATTCTATAATTATCTACAAAGCGATAAAGCAATAAAGGTTTTAGAAGAGTACGGATTTAAGGATCTTAAGTAATAAAAAATGGCAAGTAACTTTTGGTCACCTGTTAAATTATCCATTGAGATTGCATCTATCTCCACTATATTAGTAATTGTTTTGGGGTTGTTTTTTGGTAAAGTTATGGCTAATAGAAAATTTAAAGGGAAGGTTCTCGTTGATACAATATTTTTATTACCATTAGTGTTACCTCCCACAGTTGTCGGATTTTTGCTGCTTATGATTTTTGGTCGGAACAGTCCAGTTGGCCATTTAATGGAATGGATTTTTAACCAACCTGTTTTATTCACTTGGTGGGCTGCACTGATCGCCTCAACAATTGTTGCTTTTCCACTTATGTATCAATCTGCTCGGACCGGTTTTGAGGCTGTAGATAGTGATATTGAAAATGCTGCACGTGTAGATGGAGCAAATGCATTTAGAGTATTATGGTACATCACTTTGCCTCTTGCACTTAAATCGATTGTTTCAGGAGCAATGTTGAGTTTTGCCAGAGCATTAGGCGAATTTGGGGCAACTTTAATGTTTGCAGGAAATATTCCTGGCAAAACGCAAACCATTCCAACAGCTATTTATGTTGCGATCGATTCAGGCAATATGGATATGGCTTGGTTATGGGTTGCAAGCATTATCGTAATTTCATTCTTTATGTTGGTATGCGTATATTTTATTAGGTCTTGAAGGAATGAATAAGTAATTATTATAGTTACTGGAAGATAATTTTAAAAATTACATAGTGATCTCCTTTAAAATGTTTTCGGACCAATTCAAATGATGAATTGGTCCTTTTCGTTATGTTGTAAAAACAAATGGAAGAAAAATCCTTCTCAAAATGTACACATTTTAATGATTGTCTTCTGTGTTAACATCATAATAATAGTGTTAATGTTTATTTAGTGTTTGTATAGTTAGTAAAGTACATAAGTGTAGATTAATTTGGGTATTCTAAAAGAGAATCATGAATATAAATGGAGTTAGAATTTAATAAATTCCAGAAAGTTTATATAGATGATGATACAGCTTTATTATGCTCATTATTTCACTTACTAAAAGAGGAAAATTAATTGTTTAATCTATGAGCAACCTGAACTCATCTAGACTCCTATGGTATTAGCAAGACAGGTGAGATCGCTCGCTTCATGGAAAGCGAAATGTTTTCAGACTGCGGGTTAATACCCACAAACTTTATGAAAACATCCTAATAAAAACTAAAGAGGAGGGAAAACATGGATTTTGATACGGTTACGATTAGTAGATTAATCACCGCAATGACCCTAATTTTTCACATAGTCTTTGCAACATTAGGGGTCGGAGTACCATTGTTTATTTCATTAGCTGAATTTATCGGCATTAGAAAAAAAGACAAACACTATGAATTATTAGCGAAAAGATGGTCTAGGGGGTTTGTTATTACTGTTGCAATTGGAGTAGTAACTGGGACAGCAATTGCCCTGCAGCTATCTTTAGTATGGCCAAACTTTATGCAACTGGCAGGTAATGTGATTGCCTTACCATTATTTATGGAAGTTTTTGCGTTTTTCTTTGAGGCTATTTTCTTAGGCATTTATTTATATACATGGGATCGTTTCAAAAGTAAATATACGCACTGGTTATTGACATTGCCAGTTGTGATTGGGGCGGGTATGTCAGCAGTCTTTATTACTACTGTAAACTCGTTTATGAATTCACCAAATGGTTTTAAGATGGTCGGTGGAGAATTTGTAGCGGTCAATCCGTTAGAAGCAATGTTAAATCCATCATCACCAACGAGAATTTTTCATGTGTTAGGTGGTTCCTATTTAACAGTTGCTGCTATTTTAGCAACGATTGCTGCGATTGCGCTATTAAGAAACAAAGGGGCTCGTGAATATCATCAGAAAGCACTAAAGATGACGGTTATCGCTATGTTTATATTCTCAGTGATAACTGCATTAGCAGGTGATGTCTCGGCAAAATATTTAGCAAAACATCAGACAGAAAAGTTAGCTGCGGCAGAATGGCTTTTTGAATCAGAAGAGAATGCTGATCTCCTTCTTTTTGGATGGTTGAATGAAGAGAATGAAGTCGTTGGAGCGATTAGAGTACCTGGATTTTTAAGCTTTTTAGCACACGGTGACTTTACGAGTGAGGTAACTGGTTTGGAAGCCACACCAGAAGAGGAAAGACCACCATTAATCATCCACTATTTATTTGATTCTATGGTATCCATTGGTTTCTTCCTATTAGGTATTTCCTTTTTGTATATTGTGTTAAACAGGTTTAAACGCTGGAACGAACACAGTAGATTTATGCTTTGGCTAATCGCCATTAGTGGTCCCCTTGCAATGTTAGCTGTGGAACTTGGATGGGTTTTTGCAGAATTAGGAAGACAGCCTTGGATCGTAAGAGGTTACATGACTGTTGATGAGGCAGCAACTACCTCACCATATATTTTGCATATGTTTTTCTTATTTTTAGCACTGTATATTGTACTCGGGACATTATTTACGATAACTTTACGAAAATTATTTAAAGATAATCCAGCAGAACTTGAGTTGGAGAAACATTACCCTGAATGGAAAGAGGGGGTTAAAAAATGAGTTATGAAGTAATCGGAATTACGGTGTTATGGTTGTTTTTATACGGATATCTAATTGTCGCATCTATTGATTTTGGTGCAGGATTTTTTGCTTACTATGCAAAGATTACAAAGCAAGACCATATCATTAATCAAATTATTTCGCGCTATTTATCGCCTGTTTGGGAAGTAACGAATGTATTTTTAGTCTTCTTTTTTGTGGGAATCGTCGGTTTTTTTCCGTCTTCAGCCTATTATTATGGATCAGCATTACTTGTACCTGCAAGTTTTGCCATTATCTTGTTAGCAATTCGAGGGTCCTTTTACGCTTTTGAAAATTATGGTTCAAAACAAAGTAATATCTATATGTTTCTATATGGAGCCACAGGGCTATTCATTCCTGCATCGTTATCGGTCGCCTTAACGATTTCAGAAGGGGGCTTTATTTCTGAACAAAATGGTCATGTTTCTTTAAAGTTTTTTGAGTTATTTACTAGTCCATTAGCATGGAGTATTGTTGCGTTAGCTATTGTTTCTGTTTTATTTATTAGTGCAAGTTTCATTACCTATTATGCATCAAGAGCAAAAGATATTGCAGCACTACAGTTGGTACGAAAATGGGCATTATTCTGGGCAACGCCAACCATTATTATGGCGTTAACAACTATGATTGCTTTAAGTGAGAGAAATCGGGTTAACTACGAAAATATGTTGGATTTATGGTGGATATTTGGTCTATCGATGGGGTTTTTCTTAATTGGTATTAGTCTATTATATATTGGCAGAAATTATGGTACGGCCTTTATTGCAATTATGCTGCAATTCTTTTTTGCCTTTTTCGGATACGGAATGGCTAAGTACCCCTATTTGCTCTATCCATACATCAATATAGAAGATAGTGTTACAAATCCATCCATGGCGCTGGCGCTTATAATTGCTTTTATTGGGGGACTTTTATTATTAGTTCCTTCCCTAATCTTATTGATGCGCTTATTTTTATTTGATGCAGATTATGCCAAAGGAAAAAAATGATGAATACGCTAAATTCTAAATTAGAGGGCGGAATCGTTCATGCAAAATTTAAAGAAAACGGTTTGGATGCATAAGAAAAAGATTTATTATTTACTTGGATTAACCTTGATACTGGGTATCGCAATTGTTGCACAGGCTTATGTGATGACAAGCATTGTCGATGGTGTGTTTCTAAAAAACCAGACGTTTTCAGCAGTTATCCCGTGGCTGCTAATGTTACTTGCGATTTTATTTGTAAGGTCCAGTACGGATTATGTAAGTAAGCGGATTGGTGTTACGATTGCGAGCGATGTAAAGTCTGATACACGTAAGACTTTATTAAAAAAATATGTTGCTAATTCTGTCCAATTAGCTGAAAAAGGTCAGACGGGGAAAAAAGTAAGTATGCTGCTTGATGGTGTAGATGAAATGGACAGTTTTTATAGTCAGTTTATCCCACAGGTTATGCAGAGTACATTTGTGCCAATTTTAATGCTTATCGTTATCCTTACACAGCATGTGAATTCAGG
Proteins encoded:
- a CDS encoding cytochrome d ubiquinol oxidase subunit II; the encoded protein is MSYEVIGITVLWLFLYGYLIVASIDFGAGFFAYYAKITKQDHIINQIISRYLSPVWEVTNVFLVFFFVGIVGFFPSSAYYYGSALLVPASFAIILLAIRGSFYAFENYGSKQSNIYMFLYGATGLFIPASLSVALTISEGGFISEQNGHVSLKFFELFTSPLAWSIVALAIVSVLFISASFITYYASRAKDIAALQLVRKWALFWATPTIIMALTTMIALSERNRVNYENMLDLWWIFGLSMGFFLIGISLLYIGRNYGTAFIAIMLQFFFAFFGYGMAKYPYLLYPYINIEDSVTNPSMALALIIAFIGGLLLLVPSLILLMRLFLFDADYAKGKK
- the modB gene encoding molybdate ABC transporter permease subunit translates to MASNFWSPVKLSIEIASISTILVIVLGLFFGKVMANRKFKGKVLVDTIFLLPLVLPPTVVGFLLLMIFGRNSPVGHLMEWIFNQPVLFTWWAALIASTIVAFPLMYQSARTGFEAVDSDIENAARVDGANAFRVLWYITLPLALKSIVSGAMLSFARALGEFGATLMFAGNIPGKTQTIPTAIYVAIDSGNMDMAWLWVASIIVISFFMLVCVYFIRS
- a CDS encoding substrate-binding domain-containing protein, which gives rise to MSKEFSYTIEEVSQLLKVSKLTLYDLVKKGELPVFRVGRQMRIDANDLNTYINRQKNNQSTMAQPFEPKRETKDPFSIVISGQDMVLDILGRYIERNSPYHALRSYTGSLNSLISMYNGKMDIVSLHMFDGYTGEYNVPYVKKILVSRPYILLNLLSRRAGFYVKKGNPLNLTSWTDLRRKDIRIINREKGSGARILLDEQLRINEIPSGEIIGYDQEETNHLSVASAISTGMADIGVGIEKAAKIVGIDFIPLITERYDLVMIKNDSTELLINTVKNILSSSQFRKEIDSLGDYDTSITGEIIYETF
- a CDS encoding GNAT family N-acetyltransferase, producing MHMREAIKSDYEVVHQIQKQVHEIHTKERPDHYKMADTTLDREYFNSLIDGENTKVFLMEEDQPIAYTIITIKNTKERPILVPKKVVYMDDFGVESKYRGKGLGKMFFEKILEFAKNMEADSLELGVWEFNENAIKFYESMNLKAKMRRMEIDL
- a CDS encoding cytochrome ubiquinol oxidase subunit I, which produces MDFDTVTISRLITAMTLIFHIVFATLGVGVPLFISLAEFIGIRKKDKHYELLAKRWSRGFVITVAIGVVTGTAIALQLSLVWPNFMQLAGNVIALPLFMEVFAFFFEAIFLGIYLYTWDRFKSKYTHWLLTLPVVIGAGMSAVFITTVNSFMNSPNGFKMVGGEFVAVNPLEAMLNPSSPTRIFHVLGGSYLTVAAILATIAAIALLRNKGAREYHQKALKMTVIAMFIFSVITALAGDVSAKYLAKHQTEKLAAAEWLFESEENADLLLFGWLNEENEVVGAIRVPGFLSFLAHGDFTSEVTGLEATPEEERPPLIIHYLFDSMVSIGFFLLGISFLYIVLNRFKRWNEHSRFMLWLIAISGPLAMLAVELGWVFAELGRQPWIVRGYMTVDEAATTSPYILHMFFLFLALYIVLGTLFTITLRKLFKDNPAELELEKHYPEWKEGVKK
- the modA gene encoding molybdate ABC transporter substrate-binding protein, which codes for MKKIYQALSCMLILLLFISGCSTNEQTETADNNQDTSKEKVELTVSAAASLQDALSDIKTEFEKENPTIKLNYNFGASGALQQQISQGAPVDIFFSAAEDKFQNLVDEGLIEESNGIDLVGNDLVLVIPKDSTKGIESFEDLPKATKIALGTPESVPAGQYGKDTLENLGLWSTLEEKVVYAKDVRQVLTYVETTNVDAGIVYKTDALTSEKVQIIATAEDDSHDPIIYPVGIIKNSSHLGEAELFYNYLQSDKAIKVLEEYGFKDLK